The nucleotide window ACGCTCAACCCAAAGTTTGCAGAGGTTCATAATGCCATAGGATTAGTTCAGTTTGGCATTGGTAAATACGAAGGTGCAATTGAAATGTTTGAAGCAGCGATCGCCATCAATCCCAATTTTGCCGAAGCATATAATAATCGTGGTTTATCTCGCTTAAAAATTTGTAACAAATCGGAGTTCTCCAAGGTTGTTGAGGATTACAATCAGGCGATTACACTCAATCCTAACTTAGTTGAAGCTTATCTAAATCGCGCAGATATCTACAAGAATTACATTGGTGATTTTGATGTAGCGATGCAGGATTATCAAAAAATAATATCTCTTGAACCTAACCGTGTAGAGCCTTATGTCAACGTAGCTCACATTCATTTTGCATTAGGGAATTTGTCAGAATCATTAGCCCAATTAGAAAAGGCATTATTGATAGACTCTAATTGTCCAGAAGCTTACTGTGGGAGGGGAACAATTAGATTTCATTTGGACGATAAAGAGGGCGCGAAAAAAGATTTATTCTTAGCTTTTGATTTATATGAAGCGCGGGGGAATATAGTTTATTGTGTTTTTACCAGAAGTTTGATAATGAACTTGTTTAAGGATTATGAAGTGTATAAAGATTTGTTTGGGATTGAGAGTAGGATGAGGACAAAAGAATAAATCTATAACTTGTTGATTTGGTTGTTTAACTACCTGTTCCGAAATCAGGCAGGTATCAAGGAGATAGTTCATGGGTTGAAGACATCGTGAGCTTTGCTGCGATCTCTGTTGAGGTCAATTTCTTCACCCACTTGTGCCAGGGGGGATTGACGAAAGAAATCGGAGAGTTTGCTTGGTTGTTCTAAATGTGTGTTGTGTGTAGTGAGGCTTTGGGCAAGGAGTTGAATAATATACAGTTTCTCATTGGGGTCAAGTTGAAGGAGTTGTTGTTCGAGTTCTGGAAGCAGCATGATGGGGTTCAAGTGGAAGATAATTTTATTTTACTTTTAGCCAAGCAACCTTGTCTGACCCAATAAATCACAGTTGTTTGTTAGTCATCAGTTTCTAGCTTTTTGTCTTTTGTTCATGATATTCGCAAATATATTCATATACTCTGGTGGAAAGTCAACGCTTCTCCCCTCTGCCTCTGTCCCTTATCCTCTTTATTGACCAAAAATTTTCTAAAATTTTAATAGATAAAGCAGTTTGAATAATAATTAGATGCAATTAAAGACTCCGCCACAAAACTTCCTCTACACACTGTTAGCATTACGTGATTATTACGCGCCGATTGTAGAAGAGTATGAAAGGTTATACACACAAGCTTTAGATAATCTCAATCATGTAGAAGCGTTACTAGCAAACTGGCCAGCAAAGCCAAGCGAACAGACCAATCGCTTAACACCAGAGCAAGTGGCACAAGTGCCTAGTGCGGCTGAAAAAACAAATGTGCCTTTAAACGGTAGCCAAAACATTTCAGAAACTGAGACTAACTTAGCCCAAACCGATACCACATTAGAAGCAATTCATAACCTAAAAACAGAACATTTATTCCTAGCGATGGTTGATACTAATGCCCAGCCAGAGATTCCACAGCTAGATGATACTGCTTTAGAAACCTCATCCTCATACAATAGCAATGCGATTAGTGAAGCTGAAACCGCCGCATCAGAATCTAACCCCGCTCAAGAAGACTCATCTTTAGATTCTGGGGATGACGCAGGGCAAACACAGGGAGAGCCAGAAGAAACTAATGATGTACAACAGCCAGCTACAGACAAGATAGAAACCGATATATCATCTGTAAGCCAAGAAGATAAAGAAACACAACCTATTGATGAATCAGCTACTGTTGCCCAAGAGGACTTATCCTCAGACAACGACAATAACATTGTAGAAACTGAGGATGAGTTGTTAGAAACTGAGGATGCAGTGGAGGCAGCCTCCGATAACGTAGAAAGCAACAGTTCATCAACTGCCACCCAAAGCGAACATCAACAGCCACAATCAACATCTGGCAATCAAGAGACTGCACAGCAAACACAGGACGAGATGCGTTCTTTGGGCGAGGTTCCCATGCTGGAGGAATACTTTGGACTCAGGCGCATAGAAGCAGTTCAAAAGCTACTACAAAAACATCCGGGTAATATCTGCCATGTAGATTTCGTGTTGCGTGCGCTCTATGGTGAGTTAGAGCCAGACATGAGAAAGATAGTTAGAGGTAGAGTTCAATCAACACTAACTCAGGGGAAAAATGACGGCAGATGGTTTTTAGTTCCTGGGAAGTCGGGTTACTACACCATAGATTTAAAATTGCTCAAGTCGAATCAGAAAAGTAGTGTTTCTAAGCAAGAAAATAATAAAAGTAAAAAGCCGTCTCCGCAGTCCAAAGCGAATGCTGTACCGATGATGGGAGAATTTGAGGGGAAATTTATCATTGATGCGCTGACTATTTTGCTACAACAAAACCCAGGTAAAGTATTTAATGTCGCTCAAGTGATAGAAGCACTATATGGCGAATTAGACCCCCAAGAAATTAAGGAAGTAAAAGCCAGTGTGCTGAATGAACTGTCGCGTGGTCATCGCACAGGGATATTCTCCAGAGTGCCAGGGAAAACAGGTGTTTACACTTGGGACGTGAAGTTACTGACCTCATAAAGTTAGCTGACGGAATATATTGCTTCGAGATTTATTTGCAGGCAGGAGTACGCATAATACATAAAATTACACCTTGTGGTTGATATTGTCTACAAGGCTGTTTGTCATATACTTTGAATCTTATGTAATTGTGGAGAACGACTAAGACTGTATGCCTAGCCTAAGTTCTGATTTGATACGCATCTATTTACAAGAAATTGGTCAGTTCCCTTTATTAACCTCCGACCAAGAAATAACTTATGCAAGGCAAGTACAGCAAATGATTACTGTTCAAGAGCAACAGCAGCATCTGAGTCAACAATTAAATCGAGAACCTACATCAACAGAATTAGCGAATTTCCTCAACACAACCCAAGCCCAAGTAAATCAAATACTTGAGCTTGGGCAACGAGCCAAGCAAAAGATGATCACCGCAAATCTGCGACTGGTAGTTTCTATCGCCAAAAAATATCAGCGTCGTAACTTAGAGTTTCTAGACTTGGTTCAAGAGGGAGCAATCGGGTTGCAAAGGGGAATAGAAAAGTTTGACCCCAACCGAGGATACAAGTTATCAACCTACGCATATTGGTGGGTAACGCAAGCAATTACCAGAGCGATCGCTGAAAAATCTCGCACAGTTCGCTTGCCGATTCACGTTAACGAAAAACTGAATCAAATTAAGAAGGTACAGCGAGAATTTTTTCAAACACTAGGTCGCCGTCCTAGTGTGGCAGAAATTGCTCAAAAATTAGAGTTAGAACCTAACCAAATTCGAGAATATCTCAAGGTTGCCAGTGGGACAATTTCTTTGGATTTGAAGGTAGGGGATAACCAAGAAACAGAACTGAGCGAACTTTTAGCCTCGGAGGACGTATCACCGAATGAAAACACTACTCACGAGATGCTGCGCCAAGATTTAAGTGATTTGTTAGCGTCACTCAAACCGATGCAACGCGAAGTGTTAATTCTACGCTTTGGACTTTTGGATAACCAAGAGCAAAGTCTAGCCCAAATTGGCGAAAAGCTAAATATTAGCCGAGAGCGAGTGCGCCAAATCCAGCAGCAAGCAATGACTGCTCTGCGTCGTCAAGAGCCATCTATTTGGCAGTATTTATCGACTTGAAAAATGTGGGGTATTGTCCAGGCAAGAGCATTAATTCTCTTGAGTTAGCTGTGATTGTAATTGCTGCACTTGCTCTACAGTTAACCCTGTTACTCTTACAATTGTCTCAATGGACATACCTTCACGCAGTAAATTCGCTGCAATCTCTTCTCTTGTTTTTTGGGCAGCTTTCTCTCCCCAACTAGTAACAATTTCCATGATCTCTTCCCGCTCAGTTAACCCCATTTCATTAAGATTTTAGGGATTATACACCCAACTAACTGATAGGTTGAAGTCTATTGATTACGTTTGATAAACTTTGTGTATTATTTGGTGGGCATAAATTAAAAAGTTGAGCATTTTTAAAGAATAGTATTAACATTAACAGTAAATCTTTAATTTTGTTCCTGAAGATAATCGTCGGGAGAGCCTTATGCACAGATTGTCACTCCAGTGTTTATGCGCGACGAAAAACAAAGGCATCATCAGGACAAATATCTTTATTTGGAGAGATCGCATTTAAGGTTTTTAAAGCTATGATGCTCAAGTTCATCGCTTCTTGCCATAGCAAATTGGTTTTTAAAGTCAGACTCCAGTTAGAGAAAAATTGACATACATGGATTGCACCATAAATATTTATCATTTACTATGAGTCAGCATATTCACAATAATCTTACTGATGAGGAAGAATATAATTTATCTCAAGAAGCAGAAGTTTTTGTATTTCCTACTTCTTTTGCCCAGCAACGATTGTGGTTCCTCGACAAGTTAGCACCAGGAAATTCATCTTATAATGTATCGACAGCAATTCGATTAACTGGTTTTCTCCAGATCACCGCTCTCAAACAGGCATTTAACGAAATAGTACGTCGCCACGAAACCTTACGTACTACATTTGTTATGTTAGAGCAGCAACCAGTGCAAGCAATCGCACCCAGCTTATATATTCCTTTACCCCTAATAGATTTACGTGATTTAGAGAGCAAAGAACGTGAAATACAAGTGAAACAAATTATTACAGTAGAAGCTGAATATCCTTTCAATCTCACCACTGGGCCATTGCTAAGAATAAAGCTGCTACAAATAGAGCAAGCAGAATATATATTGTTGCTAAATATACATCACATAGTTGCCGATGGCTGGTCAATTGGCGTGTTGATTAAAGAATTGGGGATATTGTACAAAGCCTTTGTTGAAAACCAGCAATATTTGATGACAAGTCAGTCTGTATCGGCACTCCTTCCAGAATTACATATACAATATGCAGATTTCGCCCAATGGCAACGCGAGTGGTTGCAAACAGTGGAGATAAATGGCTATTCTTCTTTACAAATTCAATTAGCTTATTGGCAAAAGCAATTAGATAACCTCTCTGTACTAAATCTCCCAACCGACCGATTAAGACCAGCAGTTCCAACGAATAGAGGTGCAAAACAATTTTTAGAATTACCACAATCTTTAACTCAAGCCCTGGAGGAACTTAACTATCAAGAAGATGTAAGCTTGTTCATGACATTGCTGGCTGGGTTTAAGACTTTGCTTTATCGCTATACCCAGCAAGAGGATATTGTAGTAGGTTCAGCGATCGCTAATCGTAACCGTAGCGAATTAGAAGGGTTAATTGGTTTTTTTGTCAATAGTTTGGTACTACGTACTGATTTTTCAGGGAACCCAACATTTCGCCAATTGTTGCAGCGTGTGCGAGAAGTGACTCTAGAGGCTTATGCTCATCAAGATTTGCCTTTTGAAAAGCTAGTAGAGGAACTACAACCAGAACGAAATTTGAGTCATCATCCTTTATTTGGGGTAGTATTTAGTTTACAAAATACGCCGATTCAAGCGTTAGAATTGCCAGGTTTAACGCTTTCACCGTTCAAGTTTGACAATAAAACCGCAAAGCTTGATTTAGAATTTCATCTATGGCGAGATAGGGAAAGTATCAAAGGAGAAATAATATATAGCACCGATTTATTTGATGATATTACCATTACTCGGATGCTAGGACACTTTCAAACACTGCTAGAAAGTATTGTTGCTAATCCAGAACAGTGTTTAATAGACTTGTCTGTGTTAACTGCAAATGAGAAGCAGCAGTTAATTGATTGGAATAATACAAAAACAGAACATACACAAAATAAATGTTTTCATCAATTATTTCTAGAACAAGTAGAAAAAACACCAGATGGAATCGCCTTAGTCTTTGAGCAAACACAGTTAACCTACCTTCAACTCAATCACCAAGCTAACCAACTAGCACATCATCTAAAAAATTTGGGAGTAGTACCAGATATTGTAGTTGGCATTTGTATAGAGCGAGGTCCTCAGATGATAGTAGCTCTTTTAGGTATCCTCAAAGCAGGTGGTACGTACCTGCCATTAGATCCGAGTTATCCTCAAGAGCGTCTACAATTCATATTAGAAGATGCGAAAGTATCAGTTTTGGTAACTCAACAAAAATTTGTCGAGCTTTTTGAGAAATCTACATTATCCGTGGTTTACTGGGATAGAGATAAAAGTGCGATCGCTTCTCATAGCAAAGAAAACCCTGTTGATTGTGTAACATTGAGAAACTTGGCTTATATAATTTACACTTCTGGCTCAACAGGACAGCCTAAAGGCGTTTTGATTGAACATCGAGGACTTACTAACTTAATAAAAGCTCAGATAGAAGTTTTCAATTTACAACCAAGTAGCCGTATTTTGCAATTTGCATCATTAAGTTTTGATGCAGCAACATTTGAGATTGTCATGGCATTAGGAACAGGAGCAGCTTTATATTTAGCAAAGAAAGAATCCCTCATACCTGACCAAAATTTAATTCAACTATTACGGAAAAATGCTATTACTCATGTTACTTTTCCACCAAGTGTTTTGAAAGTCATACCTAGAGAATCCCTTCCCAAATTGCAAACTATTATTTGTGCAGGCGAACCCTGTTATGGTGAAGTTGTACAACCTTGGTTAAGTCCTAATCGTCAGCTTTTTAATGCCTATGGGCCAACTGAAGCCACAGTTTGGTCAACCATTACTGAGATTACCTCTATTAGTGAAAAAATTCCCATTGGTCGCCCTATTATTAATACACAAATTTATATTTTAGATAAGCATTTCCAACCTGTACCAATTGGCGTTCCAGGCGAAATATATATTGGGGGTGAAGGATTAGCCAGAGGTTACATTAACCTTGATGAATTAACTAGCCAAAAATTTATTCCCAATGTTTTTGACGAGGTAGAAGGTAAGCGTCTTTATCGAACAGGAGATTTAGCTTGTTATCGACCGGATGGCAATATTGAGTTTTTAGAACGTATTGATCATCAAGTAAAAATCCGTGGCTTCCGTATCGAGTTAGGAGAAATTGAAACAGTAATAAAACAGCACCCAAGTGTGAAAGAAGCAGTAATAGTTGCTAAGACTATATTAGATGAAAAGGATTTAATTGCTTATGTTACATTCAAATTAAATCAAGTAGTAACAAAAAATGAAATAAAGGAGTTTTTAAAATTAAAATTACCAGCTTATATGCTTCCAAGAAATTTAATAGTATTGGATTGTTTGCCGCTTCTGCCTAATGGCAAAGTGAACCGTCAAGCATTAATCTCACTTACTATTTCCAATAGCAATTCAATAGATAAAACTTTTATAGCTCCTCGAACTGATACTGAATTAAAATTAGCCCAAATTTGGGCAGAAGTCCTAAATGTTGAGCGTGTAGCTATTCACGATAATTTCTTTGATTTAGGAGGTAATTCATTACTTTCTGTACGCTTGTTAAATCAAATATGTAGACAATTTGAGCAAGAAATACCGCTATCTACCTTATTTTTAAACCAAACAATTGCTAGTTTAGCAACTTGTTTATCAAATAAAACAGATACTCTTGCTTCGTCTCCTTTAGTGGCAATTCAGCCTAGTGGTACTAATCCACCTTTTTTCTGTGTGCATCCTATATTTGGTGTTGTCTTACCTTATTATGAATTAGCCCATCATTTAGGTAAAAATCAACCGTTCTATGGATTACAACCTATAGGAATTGATAATAAAAATACTCCACTCACTAGTATTGAAGATATGGCAGCTTCTTACATTCAAGCATTACGGCAAGTGCAACCGGAAGGCCCTTATTTTTTAGGAGGTTGGTCTTTTGGTGGCATAGTTGCTTTTGAGATGGCGCAACAATTGCAAAAAGCAGGGGATGAGGTAGCTTTAATCGCTATGCTTGACACGTTAGCACCAATTCCTGAAAATATTCCTTCTTTTGGTAATGGTTTTCAGTTTCTTATTACTACGGTAATGCGAGATATATGGCCATTTATTAGAGAATATTGTTACTTAATACTTGCTCATATCAAAAATAAAATAACGAGGTTTTTAAATAATTATATTACTAAATTCATAAAAACTAAATTATTATCACATATTTCTTTCAAAGATAGTTCAATATCTAATATAGATGTAAATCAGGTCATTTCACAGGTTTTAAACGAAGTATCAATTGTCACAGCACTACGTATTTTCTGGGCTAATAATCAGGCAGTTTTAAAATATACACCTCAAACCTATCTCCAACAAATCACTTTGTTTAAAACAATCACAAAATTAAGCGTAGCTGATGCAGATTCGAGTATGGGGTGGGATAAATTGGCTGTTGAGAAAACAGAAATTCATCCTATTAGTGGCAATCACCTCACTATGTTGAGACAGCCTCATATCCAAGTTCTAGCAGCACAACTTAGAGCCTGCATAGAAAATAAAAATCAGGCAAAGTAAGGAACAATATGTCTTTTGAAGAAGTTTTTGTTTTTCCTGTATCTTTTGCTCAACAAAGGTTATGGTTTCTCGAACAGTTGAATCCAGGTAATACGATTTACAACGTACCTACAGCAATTCGTTTAACAGGGTCACTGAACTTAACCGCGCTAGAGCAAACCTTTAACGAAATTTTGCGTCGTCACGAGGTTTTCCGTACTAAATTTACGGTGGTGGATGGTCAACCTTTGCAAGCGATTGTCCCTAGCTTAACAATACTCCTTCCTGTATTAGACCTCAAGCAATTGCCAGTTGATCAACGAGAGGCAGAAGCAAAACGGATTATTAGTGCAGAGATAGAACGTCCTTTTGATTTATCTTCTCTAGGTTTGCTGCGAGTAATGTTGTTTGCGCTTTCGCAGACAGAACATATTCTACTACTGAATATGCACCATATTATCTGCGATGATTGGTCTATGGGGTTGCTGATTGGGGAACTGAGCGTTATCTACACAGCTTTTGCACAAAACCAGTCCTCTGTGCGGCACTCTACGCAAACACCTTTGCCAGAACTGCCGCTTCAGTATGCAGACTTCGCTCATTGGCAGCGTCAGTGGTTGCAAGGGGAAATTTTGCAAACACAACTAGCTTACTGGCGATCGCAATTAAACGGTATTTCTATGCTAGATTTGCCTGTAGATAAAAAGCGGACGAATATACAAAACTATCAAGGTGCAATAGAATTTATAGAGTTACCGCCACAGCTAACTCATGCACTAGAAGCACTATCACAACAAGAAAGTGCTACTTTATTCATGACTCTGCTAGCAGCATTTCAAATCTTACTCTACCGCTACACAAATCAGGATGACATTACAGTAGGTTCGCCTATTGCTAACCGTAACCGTAGTGAAATTGAAGGATTAATTGGCTTTTTTGTTAATAGTTTGGTGTTACGTACCAACCTAAGCGGCAACCCAACTTTTAAGGAACTGTTATCCAGAGTGAGGGATGTCACACTCGAAGCATATAAACATCAAGATTTACCTTTTGAAAAATTAGTTGAAGAACTCCATCCAGAGCGAAACTTAAGTCATCATCCACTATTTCAAGTTGTATTCGGTTTTCAAAATGCCCCAATGTCGGCGCTAAAACTACCGGATTTAATTCCAAGCTTTATCAATATTGATTTACAGAAAACCCGCTTTGATTTGGAACTGCATCTATGGAAGTGTTCTCAAGATTTTAGAAGCCTATGGGGAGGTGACTGGGAGTTTTCTGAAGGGGTTAGAGGTGTAATAGTCTACAATACAGACTTGTTTGATAAGTCTACTATTACCCGGCTATTAAGACACTTTAAAACGTTGTTGTCAAGCATTGTCAAAAATCCTCAGCAATCGATTACAGATTTACAACTGTTGAACCATGACCAGCAAAATCAGATATTAGTACAGTGGAATAATACCCAAACAGATTATCCTAAAAATAAATGTATTCATCAATTATTTCAGGAGCAAGTTGAGCAACATCCTCATGCTGTGGCTCTAGTTTTTGGCATTGAGCAAATAACATATCAAGAATTAGATAAACTTAGTAATCAACTAGCTAAATATTTACAAAAGTTACAAGTAAAATCGGAAGTTATTGTAGGAATTTGTTTAGAGCAGTCAATAGATTTTATTGTAGGTTTATTAGCAATTTTGAAAGCTGGCGGTGCATATCTACCATTAGACTCTAGTTATCCTCAAGAGCGTCTAAACTTTATGCTGGAAGATGCACAAGTTTCTATACTAATCACACAAGAAAAGTTACTCAACAATTTTGATAATTCATTAAATCAAACTATTTGTATAGATAAAGACTGGAAAATTATCTCCCAGGAAAGTCAAGAATCTTTAAACAGTAATGTAAATAGTGATAATTTAGCTTATGTCATTTACACTTCTGGCTCTACAGGTAAACCTAAAGGTGTTGCTGTAACTCACAAAGCTATAAATCGCTTGGTGTGTAATACAAATTACATAA belongs to Nostoc sp. NIES-3756 and includes:
- a CDS encoding non-ribosomal peptide synthetase, translating into MSFEEVFVFPVSFAQQRLWFLEQLNPGNTIYNVPTAIRLTGSLNLTALEQTFNEILRRHEVFRTKFTVVDGQPLQAIVPSLTILLPVLDLKQLPVDQREAEAKRIISAEIERPFDLSSLGLLRVMLFALSQTEHILLLNMHHIICDDWSMGLLIGELSVIYTAFAQNQSSVRHSTQTPLPELPLQYADFAHWQRQWLQGEILQTQLAYWRSQLNGISMLDLPVDKKRTNIQNYQGAIEFIELPPQLTHALEALSQQESATLFMTLLAAFQILLYRYTNQDDITVGSPIANRNRSEIEGLIGFFVNSLVLRTNLSGNPTFKELLSRVRDVTLEAYKHQDLPFEKLVEELHPERNLSHHPLFQVVFGFQNAPMSALKLPDLIPSFINIDLQKTRFDLELHLWKCSQDFRSLWGGDWEFSEGVRGVIVYNTDLFDKSTITRLLRHFKTLLSSIVKNPQQSITDLQLLNHDQQNQILVQWNNTQTDYPKNKCIHQLFQEQVEQHPHAVALVFGIEQITYQELDKLSNQLAKYLQKLQVKSEVIVGICLEQSIDFIVGLLAILKAGGAYLPLDSSYPQERLNFMLEDAQVSILITQEKLLNNFDNSLNQTICIDKDWKIISQESQESLNSNVNSDNLAYVIYTSGSTGKPKGVAVTHKAINRLVCNTNYINLELTDKIAQGSNISFDAATFEIWGALLNGAQLVGISKDVMLSPQELALQLKVKGISVLFLTTALFQQITRDVPQAFANLKYLLFGGETIDSRWVKKVIKYGSPKHLVHVYGPTENTTFSSHYQVLEVPELATSIPIGTPITNTQIYILDANLKPVPIGVVGELYIGGEGLAREYLNRPDLTDKHFITIPETGFISKVRLYKTGDLARYLMDGNIEFLGRIDNQVKIRGFRIELGEIETVLSQHPAVQQAVVIAVEDIPGEKQLVGYIVSYQAQIPKSIDLQQFLKVKLPDYMIPRVYVVLESLPLSPNGKVNRRALPMPDTFIFNQQDYVAPSTDVEVLLAEIWAKILGKEQVGIHDNFFELGGHSLLATQLVSRIRDTLRIDVSVRNLFEAPTVEQLARYIEAMSWATQGLHNTSNKEMEREEVEF
- a CDS encoding tetratricopeptide repeat protein, with protein sequence MEATELEQAQAFFNQGMEHLKAKDLKSVAECFEKELTLNPKFAEVHNAIGLVQFGIGKYEGAIEMFEAAIAINPNFAEAYNNRGLSRLKICNKSEFSKVVEDYNQAITLNPNLVEAYLNRADIYKNYIGDFDVAMQDYQKIISLEPNRVEPYVNVAHIHFALGNLSESLAQLEKALLIDSNCPEAYCGRGTIRFHLDDKEGAKKDLFLAFDLYEARGNIVYCVFTRSLIMNLFKDYEVYKDLFGIESRMRTKE
- a CDS encoding RpoD/SigA family RNA polymerase sigma factor, which encodes MPSLSSDLIRIYLQEIGQFPLLTSDQEITYARQVQQMITVQEQQQHLSQQLNREPTSTELANFLNTTQAQVNQILELGQRAKQKMITANLRLVVSIAKKYQRRNLEFLDLVQEGAIGLQRGIEKFDPNRGYKLSTYAYWWVTQAITRAIAEKSRTVRLPIHVNEKLNQIKKVQREFFQTLGRRPSVAEIAQKLELEPNQIREYLKVASGTISLDLKVGDNQETELSELLASEDVSPNENTTHEMLRQDLSDLLASLKPMQREVLILRFGLLDNQEQSLAQIGEKLNISRERVRQIQQQAMTALRRQEPSIWQYLST
- a CDS encoding non-ribosomal peptide synthetase; amino-acid sequence: MSQHIHNNLTDEEEYNLSQEAEVFVFPTSFAQQRLWFLDKLAPGNSSYNVSTAIRLTGFLQITALKQAFNEIVRRHETLRTTFVMLEQQPVQAIAPSLYIPLPLIDLRDLESKEREIQVKQIITVEAEYPFNLTTGPLLRIKLLQIEQAEYILLLNIHHIVADGWSIGVLIKELGILYKAFVENQQYLMTSQSVSALLPELHIQYADFAQWQREWLQTVEINGYSSLQIQLAYWQKQLDNLSVLNLPTDRLRPAVPTNRGAKQFLELPQSLTQALEELNYQEDVSLFMTLLAGFKTLLYRYTQQEDIVVGSAIANRNRSELEGLIGFFVNSLVLRTDFSGNPTFRQLLQRVREVTLEAYAHQDLPFEKLVEELQPERNLSHHPLFGVVFSLQNTPIQALELPGLTLSPFKFDNKTAKLDLEFHLWRDRESIKGEIIYSTDLFDDITITRMLGHFQTLLESIVANPEQCLIDLSVLTANEKQQLIDWNNTKTEHTQNKCFHQLFLEQVEKTPDGIALVFEQTQLTYLQLNHQANQLAHHLKNLGVVPDIVVGICIERGPQMIVALLGILKAGGTYLPLDPSYPQERLQFILEDAKVSVLVTQQKFVELFEKSTLSVVYWDRDKSAIASHSKENPVDCVTLRNLAYIIYTSGSTGQPKGVLIEHRGLTNLIKAQIEVFNLQPSSRILQFASLSFDAATFEIVMALGTGAALYLAKKESLIPDQNLIQLLRKNAITHVTFPPSVLKVIPRESLPKLQTIICAGEPCYGEVVQPWLSPNRQLFNAYGPTEATVWSTITEITSISEKIPIGRPIINTQIYILDKHFQPVPIGVPGEIYIGGEGLARGYINLDELTSQKFIPNVFDEVEGKRLYRTGDLACYRPDGNIEFLERIDHQVKIRGFRIELGEIETVIKQHPSVKEAVIVAKTILDEKDLIAYVTFKLNQVVTKNEIKEFLKLKLPAYMLPRNLIVLDCLPLLPNGKVNRQALISLTISNSNSIDKTFIAPRTDTELKLAQIWAEVLNVERVAIHDNFFDLGGNSLLSVRLLNQICRQFEQEIPLSTLFLNQTIASLATCLSNKTDTLASSPLVAIQPSGTNPPFFCVHPIFGVVLPYYELAHHLGKNQPFYGLQPIGIDNKNTPLTSIEDMAASYIQALRQVQPEGPYFLGGWSFGGIVAFEMAQQLQKAGDEVALIAMLDTLAPIPENIPSFGNGFQFLITTVMRDIWPFIREYCYLILAHIKNKITRFLNNYITKFIKTKLLSHISFKDSSISNIDVNQVISQVLNEVSIVTALRIFWANNQAVLKYTPQTYLQQITLFKTITKLSVADADSSMGWDKLAVEKTEIHPISGNHLTMLRQPHIQVLAAQLRACIENKNQAK